TGTTGCCGAGCGGCATGACGTTGCCCGGCTTCACGTCGACGTAGTTGCCGGCGATGATGGTGTCACCCACGGCCAGGCGCTGCGGCGCCAGGATGTAGGCCTGCTCGCCGTCCTGATACTTGATCAGGGCGATGAAGCCCGTGCGGTTCGGATCGTATTCGAGCCGCTCGACGGTTGCGGGGACGTCGACCTTCTCACGCTTGAAGTCGACGGTGCGCAGCGTCTGCTTGTGACCACCGCCGCGGAAGCGCACGGTGATGCGGCCGGTGTTGTTGCGGCCGCCCGAGGACTTCTTGCCCTCGGTGAGCGCCTTCAGCGGCTTGCCCTTGTAGAGGGCCGAACGATCGACCATGACCAGCTGGCGCTGGCCCGGCGTCGTAGGATTGAATGTCTTCAGTGCCATCGTCGTGCGACCTTACAGACCGGTGGTGACGTCGATCCGGTGGCCCTCTTCGAGGGTCACGATCGCGCGCTTGGTGTTCGACTGCGAACCGATGTTGCCGCGGAAGGCCTTGACCTTGCCCTTACGGACCAGCGTGTTGACGCTCTTGACCTTGACGTCAAACAGCTTCTCGATCGCTTCCTTGATCTGCGGCTTGGTCGCCTTCGCAGCCACCTTGAACAGCACCTTGTTGTGCTCCGAGGCGATCGTCGCCTTTTCGGTCACGACCGGCGACAGGATCACGTCGTAGTGGCGAGGCTCGATGTTCTTCGTCATTTGAAGCGCGCCTCCAGCGCATCGATGGCGGCCTTGGTCAGAACGAGCTTCTGACGGCGCAGGATGTCATAGACATTGATGCCCTGGATCGGCAGCACGTCCATGTTCGGAATGTTGCGGGCCGCAGCGGCAAAGCCGTTGTTGAGCTCGGCGCCGTCGATGATCAGCGCGTTGGTGAGCCCGAGGCCCGAGAAATGACCGAGCAGCGCCTTGGTCTTCGCGGCTTCCAGCGCAGCCTTCTCGATCACGACGAGATCGCCGTCCTTGGCCTTGGCCGACAGCGCATGCTTCAGCGCCAGCGCACGAACCTTCTTCGGCAGGTCGGTGGCGTGCGAACGCACCACCGGACCGAAGGCACGACCACCGCCACGGAACTGCGGCACGCGCGCCGAGCCGTGACGAGCACCGCCGGTGCCCTTCTGCTTGTACATCTTCTTGCCGGTACGCCAGATCTCGGCGCGGCCCTTGGCCTTGTGCGTGCCGGCCTGGCGCTTGTTGAGCTGCCACTGCACGCAGCGCGCGATGATGTCCTCGCGCGGCTCGAGACCGAAAATGGCGTCGGAGAGCTGGACGGAGCCGGCTTCCTTACCTTCGAGGGTGGTGACCTTCAGTTCCATCTCACGCCTCCTGCGCAGCGGGAGCTGCGTCCGCTTCGCCAGCAACCTTGAACTTGCCGGGCTTCGGAGCTTCCTTCGGCAGCGGCTTCTTGACGGCGTCGCGCACGCGGATCCAGCCGCCCTTGGAGCCGGGAACGGC
This genomic stretch from Bradyrhizobium daqingense harbors:
- a CDS encoding 50S ribosomal protein L23, coding for MTKNIEPRHYDVILSPVVTEKATIASEHNKVLFKVAAKATKPQIKEAIEKLFDVKVKSVNTLVRKGKVKAFRGNIGSQSNTKRAIVTLEEGHRIDVTTGL
- the rplD gene encoding 50S ribosomal protein L4: MELKVTTLEGKEAGSVQLSDAIFGLEPREDIIARCVQWQLNKRQAGTHKAKGRAEIWRTGKKMYKQKGTGGARHGSARVPQFRGGGRAFGPVVRSHATDLPKKVRALALKHALSAKAKDGDLVVIEKAALEAAKTKALLGHFSGLGLTNALIIDGAELNNGFAAAARNIPNMDVLPIQGINVYDILRRQKLVLTKAAIDALEARFK